Below is a window of Pleurodeles waltl isolate 20211129_DDA chromosome 4_1, aPleWal1.hap1.20221129, whole genome shotgun sequence DNA.
CGGACATGGGCAAACGGGCAAAGAGCACAAAATAGGTTAGAGCACAAAAAAGTACCACACGACTTGGAATGCATATAAATATGTTTCTCTAACCTTACATGCATGTTTTGCTTGAACAACATACCAAACACGATTAGAGCTAGGTAATTTGcagatattttatttttcctttgattAACTTTAGAACCTTTAATTCAAACCAATATCTATTAAAAGTCTTTCCTTCCAACACAGACCTATTGAAAAATTGAAATTTGGTGGACCTTGCTTCCTACATGTTCTCTCCTCTTACACTTGATCCACTAAGTTATATCTGCAAATATTagtcagacaagaactgaaaaataTATGTGAATGCCCACATGTTAACAACTTAGGAGCCACCTCATTTTTCCACACACTTGTGGGAGAGATATATTTTATTATGAGTTGCAGGATACTGCACGTACCATTTGTATGAGCTGTGACCATTACTCAGACGCAGActacatctcacacaacatcattgGCAATCCAGTATTGTATAAATGACAGTTTTTTTCCAAAGGTAAGTTACAACACATACTAATTTTTTATCGGCCCCACTATTGCCTGCAATGATTTACTTTCACCAACCTGCCAGACACCTACAATCTGCCTCTCTCTCACTTGCACACAGTCCACCATCTGCAAAGCAAAACTGGGAGTCACTCATTCTCCAACATCGCACACAAGACAGGAAACGACCTCCCTCCCTCAACCTcatccttctcacttcttgagttccacaagaagctgaagacctgcctcTTTATATAAGCATCctggggaccacacacctacacctctgcccaagtgcctggataccactCAGGTGATTCGTGTTctctacaaatcaacataacataactttcTCTGAAGGGTGGTGGCATAGGACCACGAACGTAGACCATCTTCTGTGCTCCTTTAATCCCTGAGGACTCCCTCACAACAAAGAGCCTTGCAGACATCTACAGCTCAATAACTGCTAGCTGTGGTGCTAGGCGTACGGTTGCCCCTTCTAATGTGACCTTAATAAACGTACCAGCCAGTTGCATGATTCTCAAAAGACAAGCATTCTATTTTCCGACCTTTCTACTGTTTTTGGTCATTATCCAAAAAGTCTTGCTAACAGACTCCCAATAAAACAGCTTAAGGAGACGATATACGACATAAAGGAAATGTGTCATGCATGTATCCATTTCTGGGAATCTAGTGTCGTGAAGGCCAGGCACTTGCTCGGCTGTCCTCATCTGAACTCCGTATCAACTTCTCTGCACTGTGACTGAAAGGTGGGATGTTTGGCTTGACACCCTTAAGCTTACAAAACGAAGCATGCTTCATTCAGCACAAGGAAGGTCGCTTGGTGGCGCGCGGTGGAGACTGGCTGCAGAGTGCATGCTGTCACAGCTCTGCCGCAGACATTCGGATGCTTCATTTACCAGACAGCGTTTATTTTCTCAATAATTTAAGACAGCGGTACCAAGCAAAAGCATTATCACAAAAGTGCAACTTTTTTTCTCATTTCAGCAGAACTCTAATGAAGAGACATTTTGAAGTGAAAATCTCCCTCAGGAGACGCATTCCCTCCCCCCCCTACAAAAATAGCTTGTCAGACTTCATTCGATGGATGTATTACGAACTATTTACAGGCAGCCCCTCCGAAGGCTCGTAAGATGTGTTTAACGTTGTTGAAACACAGTTTGAGGCAAAACAGTAGCAAACAGCAGCAGACGTACATCACCGAATGACAGACCCAGGGTGTTGTGTCTCACCTCTTACATAACACGCAAGTGCGATTTCTCACAGTGCTACCTTGGCAACAAACTAAAAATATCTTCTTTTAAGTCTTATTAAAAAGCTCTCGCTGTGATTGTCTGGTGTCTGACAGCCTCCAGCCTGGGAACCCGATGCGTCAGAGCAGTGGGCCTGGGGGCCAGCCTGGGACGCCCCAGCAGAGAACTCATGGACAGCAGCAAGCTAGTTGCTTTTGTTTTCTCAGGTTTTTAAACTGGGTGCTAGTCAGACATCAAATAATTCATAATGGGAGTGTACAAAAATGCTAACTCATTCATTCGCTTCTCATGGCAGACATATACTGATATGTGAGCTGGGGGGGGGCAAGGGAATTGAAAAGAGTTACTTCCTTCGCCTTTATGGTTCCTATTCATCACAATACAAAAAAAGAACAATATCAGTACATTAGTTCAGCCAGGGTCACTGTGTCAATAAAGTGCTAACAAATACATTTCAATCTTCACACCCCATGCCTCGTTTTAGTTGTTATTGAAGGGTTGATGCTATCCAATAAGTGCAATTTTACAGTGTGGAATTTAAAGACATTAAAAAGCATTCAGAATTAAGGTGCAACATTCATTACCTGTAAATTGTACCCTCGCGTCCTTTGTTATATGAACATAAGCCCatcttaaaaatatatttgtgtttttcaatGACTTCAAGCAAGAGAAACATACTAGAATAGCAAAGAGCTCCTGGTGTCCAGGCACGTTCAGGGGGGGGCAGTGCAGGAAGGGCGCATGAAGGTACAGGAGCTGGTATTATTTCATAGTCTGGGTGAAGCAACTGGAAGGGGATGAGTGGAGTTTCCAGACTCTTTGCCTTGCCTCTTTCACTTGCTAGAATAAACAGAGAAACCCTGCAAACATGGTCTATGTGGACAGAATGGAAACTACTTTATACAGCAGAAAAAACAGGCTTTCAAAATGCATACAAATGAAAGGGAACTCGTCCCCTTCAAAAAGTGTAAAATTGGTTGTGTCTGTTTACAAGACAGCTCTATTTACGTTCGTGGTATTAAATAGAAGCAGGAGTTTAGCATTCAGGCGGTTTCAGgtactttcctttgcaggctgcaAGACCTCTTGCACAGGGGCCTCCATGTCCTCTGCCAGCCCTGCCTCAGAGATTGAGGCTGTCCCAGTCAAGAAAGCTTGAGCGTTGGCTGAcgtcacttcctggttcagaagagctgaggaggagcaacccttgtctggTGTCAGCACCGTTGACAAGCAGGGGAAGGTAGCCACAGCGGCGGCCGCTGCAGCGGCAGCCGCTGCCTGAGCTTGTATTCCAGGATACAGCAACGGCAGGGTGGCAGCGGAGGGATACAGGTACTTGTCCAGATTGAGTTTGTCCAGGAATGGCATGTAGGCCGCCGCTGCTGATGGGGAGATGAAGTAGAAGGGCAGGCAAAAGGGGGGTTGTTGTCCAAATGGTGCCCCTCCAAATCCCATCAAGGAGCTGAGCAGGGCTGCATCAGGCCTCATTGCCTGATCCGCAGCGATTACTGCACTGCTGGAGCAATCTGTTTTCAACCGTTTAGGGGGGGGGTCATCTGCAGGCTCCTGTTTGATGGAAATATTTTTGACTGCAGGACCTTTGCTGGAGCTACCATCAACATCAGTCTTCCCCTCACTTTTTTCTCCCTCTCCTCCATAGCCACTATCAGTATCGGTGTCATTCTCATTTTGATCCAAATTGTTTGTTCTCTGTATAACTGGCACACAGTTTGTCTGATTCTCCAGCTTGGGGCCATTTCTATCTTGTGGAGTAGCTACCCCTTTGCTGACAGAGATCTGTTGAGCTAGAAGTTGGTGTGTTGATAGGAACTGGGAAGAAGACAAGTGCAAATGGTTGATCAGCTGAGCACACCTCTGTTCTCTGGAGCTCCAGTTCTCAAACCGGGACAGGTATTGCAGGACCTCTTTGGCACACGTCTGAAATCCAGAATGAAAGGCGTCCAAGTCAGACTGCACTGGTGAAGTAATACCTCGTTCACCTGTGACAAAGGCCGTGGACAGAGCTTTGATTAGTTTTAAGAGACTTCAAAGGCACATCAAACAATAAAAGAAATAAGATACAACGCAATAAAATACATAAGCAGTGTTTGGTCATGTGGAAATTAGTATTCAAGCACATGTTTTTGAGACCAAGTATTGTGATACTGGCTTCTCCACTTTACAGCATGCTTTTTATGTGATACTTGGTTATGGTCAAAATATTTACAGGTTGTgcaaaaggaaatggagaaaaattGGGCTTCGACCTTGACTCCATAATTCACAGTTGAAAAGTGGAGCAAAGTTATCCTTTCCTTATTCTGAAGCAGAAAGACGTACCACAAAAACAATGTATTCCTTTTTCACCCCAGTGCAAAACATTCTTGTGTCCAGTGCGttataagaaagcaactaacatgGTGCACAATGGAATTCTCAAGTTTTGCCATGGTACAAACCATTAAATGAGATGGGCGTAAGTTAGGAAATCTGCGTATCCTCAATCCTTACTTCATCAAAGCTTGAATTGAGTGGAGAAATCACCTACAGTAAGTGCTATGTGAGTATTAACATTaatgtttacaaaaaataaatacatgaaaggttatttaaaaaaattatagaaaGGAAGGTTTACTCGTGTTGACGTGAAGGTGAGTGAGACAGAGCTGAGACATTCTCAGTGTATAAGGAAATGCCTATATGGAACAGAATTGCTGCTGCAGGCAGTGCCACCAACATTTCAACAAACACTGAGACATCACTGACTGGCACTATCGATTTTAGATCAAACATTCAGTAACAAATCACCGATGTgcattttggtggcaagtctgcaCAACTGTGTGTAGTTCCTTGAATCTGTAACTTCCATAGAAGCATAGATTTAGGAAGCAACTAAGATCTGCAGGCTCTCTTGTTCTACCCACTTTCCTCTCTGGAGCAACGCCAAAGGCTTAAGGGCACTTAACAACAGTGGAGGTGAGAAGGGAGTAAAGCGATGATAAAGCTGaaaatatgcagcaagaaaagtgtTGGTGGGCTTGGTGGGCCTCAACCACTGTTAAGATCTCAATACATATTCAGGGCAAGAGTGAGAAAACGTTGCTACCCATTAAAAAATGTAGGctcattttgtttttcagattaACACGCTCCTTTGGAAATGGGGGCGGGGAATGGCATTTCCATAACAGCTGAATAAATATTTCATAGCATTGAACTCTTCCATAATGAGCAATTACAAGTTACACCTGGGAGATAGCTATCTCTTAATAAGAACTTGGTTCTTACTTGCTTAAAAAAGGCACTCTCTGAAGTCAAAACATACTTGTAATAAGAAAATGATGCAACTAGTTTTCTGTAACTTAGGAAAGGATGACTAGTTATTTGCACAGCGAGGATGCCTCTGGCCCTACAGGAGGCAAGGAAAACGTACCCAGTAGTACTGCTACGAGTTTTCAACAAAGTTTGAAGTGAAACTATATCTAGTTTTTCAGTCATGCTTCCCATGGTGGAAACGCGCTCTAGCTCCTGTGTTTTGTGCGACCTGGTGGTCCCCCACACCCTGAGCCCAGAAGCCACTGTACCTGCTACTCTATTGACCACTACAGTCCTGCAGCTAGTGATGTCAAAGTCACCTCATACCACGCCACCATACAACACAGCTGCAAGAAAGGCCCGTCAGAGCTTCAAAGAGGAGACAGAGTGTGGGCTTCAAGGCAGTGTGTGTGCCACAAGCAGCATTGTTAGCTTTCTGAATGCAGCACTTCACAGTCTGTGAGTGTCTAACTGGACCTGGAGCTAGTGCTACTCAAAACAAGGCTGTGCCacacagaaaaagacaaaaacatgGTAGGGCGATGGGAAGAAGGCTTGAAGTTTCCGAATAAAAACCTACAACTATATAAACactgagaaaagtgcaaagagaacGAGTGACAAAAAAAAATCATATGACTGGTATATGGGAATGAAGAGGAGACAATACTGcttgaaaacacattttaaaacaagcaCACTCTCTAAAGAGTGATTTAATACAAGGGATTGGGGAGCGGGTGGAAACACGGGACCCGGGCAACAATAAGTAAAACAGGCATTGAGGGCAAGTGGGCAGGTTATCCCCAAAACTTCCAACCATCAACCTGTATTAAATAAACAATATAATATCCAACTGTGTATAAAAAAAGATATTGTAAGTAACTTTGCTGTTCCTGGGAACTCGAGCCTTCATGTGATTCTGGAACTCCTCAAGTGACCTGCAGTAGCCTTGTGTACAGCTGGTGACTTTATCCCAAATATAACATGACATAATATTCATTTATCTGCACTACCGCTGGCACAATCTGTAACATTGTTATGGAATGTTACTGCAGCTACTACATAAAGTGTTTTCATTTAGTATGTTCTTATACTGACAATTACAAGTTCTGGAAGCGTGGTAAAAATGAAATTAAGGGCCCTGGTGAAGCCCATGAAGTGCAAGAAAGTTTGGTGTTATTAGTGGACAAATGAAGTACCAGTGtttgaataaataaaaacatatctagGACAACTATTATCTCAGTTTTAGGAAAACGAGCTGTCCctctgttcctggcactgattttgccaactctgaggccagtgccaggggtcgcaaggggcgagCTGGGAGTCGCAGCTGCGCCCTCTGGCCACCCCTAGATGACAGTTACAAAGAAGCAATAAGAAGGGGGTATGGAGCTAAGGCGTTATGTAAACTACTGGAGAGATAGGACTAAATCTGGCCATTCAAATACATTGGTTTTGTAAATAATGCCCTTACCCTGGAGGCTGCCTCTCATTTAAAAtactaccattgtgttcacagtgcCCTTCTGATGCCTGTGGGCCTTTCTTTTCTTATTATGCTACCCCTGAAAGATTCTAGGTACCTCTTGTTTAGGCTGAAAGTCTTCCTTTGTAGTGTATGCCTTTGTGTTCATTGAATCAACAAAGTTTGAAGTGAGTCTATATCTGAGTTTTCCAGCCATGTTTCTCAGGTTACCAGACACATTCTTATAAACTAAAGTGGAAGCCCGCCCTAATCCCTGTATTTTGTGAGACTCTATGCATCTGGTTGCAAGGGAAACGAGAAATACTACTTGAATGTAAAGCTTGGAAAATATTGGTTACACTGAAGAAACGTGGTCTACTTGTTACATCGTACCCTTGACACAGGTGTTATAATCTAGGATCTCGGCTAGCCCCCCCATacgcaccccccacccacccatccaatgAACTGCACAGTTCCCTTCAAGTCATGTTACCTCTCAGCGTCTCAATTAACTGCTAAAAGTGCAAGCGATTAAAGATATGCTAAATGTGTGTTATGCCCTATGCGGTGATCATTAGCATTTGCATACAATAATTGCACTGTGGGAATCCCTCGGCAGACCCGCGCTACCGCGTCACGCCAGTCTCCGGCCATCCTTCAATGACTTACCGTTTGTCAAGGCAATTATTTTCTGGTGCTGTTGCTCGGTTAAAGCCGTCAACGCTTTCAAGTGCTTCAAAGTTAACTCCAAAACGACAGCCTTTTCCAAATGCCCCAGTGTCTGCAATTGCAAAGGAGGGAAGCCGCCAGTTACCTCACATGTCTAGGAGAGCTTTTTTTCTAGAAACAGCAACTGCCTGCGCTGATGCACTTTTTACAATATACTCCAtctaaagcttttttttaaaactgccatttgaaCTGTTAGACATAACATTCATTCGCCAATACATTTACAAACATCAAAGTCAGGATGCAGCTTGTGGCATATTTCTTAACAACAAAACGTAGATGTATCATAGTAGCCCCAGACCTTACAGATAATTACCCAGAGAAAAATGTAAACCCCAAAAttgaacacaaaaaaacagaagcttACCGTCAACTTCAAATGCTCAGGTAAGAGATCTTTCAGCTGAGCAATACATTCATTGATCCTATCGCGCCTTTTCTTTTCAATCAATCTATGGGGCAGTTTGTACGTTTCCTAAAATTAATCAAATGAGACAAACGCATTACCTAACGGTGGGGGCGACGGACGGTTTGGAAGCAGAGGGGTTCCCACGCACTTACGGGAATGCGGGGCGACCTTGCCTACTGGCAAGTTGTCTTGCACAAAACTACCTACGTATTGCCAGGAGGCCAAATGAAGGCTGTTGGCTACGGAAAGGTATGCCGTACCTGGCACTGTCCACCCACAGGTCAGCAGCCAAATTCTGAAAGCGGCATGGTTACAACATATAAATTACCTTGCTTTCATCGCGCTTCATCCCTCGCTTGGGCTTGCACATGTACAAGGAAGGGAAGTCAACTCTGCAAAGAAGTACAAACCACGTATAATTAAAACAGATTTGCCATTTGCGCGCTCCCCGTGTCTCAATCCCCTTTCCTGGCAGAAGGCGCTGCGTCCTTACCCAATGAAATCCCTGGGCtccagcagctgccgctgctgcaggtg
It encodes the following:
- the BHLHE41 gene encoding class E basic helix-loop-helix protein 41, with product MDEGLHHLQQRQLLEPRDFIGVDFPSLYMCKPKRGMKRDESKETYKLPHRLIEKKRRDRINECIAQLKDLLPEHLKLTTLGHLEKAVVLELTLKHLKALTALTEQQHQKIIALTNGERGITSPVQSDLDAFHSGFQTCAKEVLQYLSRFENWSSREQRCAQLINHLHLSSSQFLSTHQLLAQQISVSKGVATPQDRNGPKLENQTNCVPVIQRTNNLDQNENDTDTDSGYGGEGEKSEGKTDVDGSSSKGPAVKNISIKQEPADDPPPKRLKTDCSSSAVIAADQAMRPDAALLSSLMGFGGAPFGQQPPFCLPFYFISPSAAAAYMPFLDKLNLDKYLYPSAATLPLLYPGIQAQAAAAAAAAAAVATFPCLSTVLTPDKGCSSSALLNQEVTSANAQAFLTGTASISEAGLAEDMEAPVQEVLQPAKEST